A window from Populus trichocarpa isolate Nisqually-1 chromosome 3, P.trichocarpa_v4.1, whole genome shotgun sequence encodes these proteins:
- the LOC7461353 gene encoding calpain-type cysteine protease DEK1 isoform X2, which yields MEGEQHGIVLACAISGTLFASLGLGSCWILWAVNWRPWRIYSWIFARKWPYILQGPQLGILCRFLSLFAWIIVVSPVLMLIMWGSWLIVILHRDIIGLAVIMAGTALLLAFYSIMLWWRTQWQSSRAVAILLLLAVALLCAYELCAVYVTAGKNASQRYSPSGFFFGVSAIALAINMLFICRMVFNGNGLDVDEYVRRAYKFAYSDCIEMGPIPCSPEPPNPNELYPRQSSRASHLGLLYFGSLVVLLVYSILYGFTATEARWLGFITSAAVIILDWNMGACLYCFQLLQSRVVALFVAGTSRVFLICFGVHYWYLGHCISYAVVASVLLGAAVSRHLSVTNPLVARRDALQSTVIRLREGFRRKEQNTSSSSSEGCGSSVKRSSSVEAGPLGNIVDSGNQSTVQCTTDASNWNNVLCRNASSHEGINSDKSTESGRPSLALRSSSCRSVVQEPEAGMSGDKFFYQNNSLVVCSSSGLDSQCCESSASNSANQQLLDLNLALAFQERLNDPRITSMLKKRAREGDRELATLLQDKGLDPNFAMMLKEKNLDPTILALLQRSSLDADRDHRDNNDITIVDSNSVDNVMPNQISLSEELRLQGLEKWLQLSRFVLHHIAGTPERAWVLFSFIFIVETVIVAIVRPKTIKIINTVHQQFELGIAVFLLSLVVCSIMTFLRSLQVEEMAMTSKPRKYGIIAWLLSTGVGLLLSFLSKSSMLLGLSLTVPLMVACLSVAIPIWIHNGYHFWPQVQSAGHAGNHRPPGTKEGIVLIVCTIVFIGSVVALGAIVSAKPLDELGYRALTTGQKSFSSAYASPAYLGWVMASAIALIVTGVLPIVSWFATYRFSLSSAVCVGIFAVVLVAFCGVSYLEVVQSRDDQVPTKGDFLAALLPLVCIPALLSLCCGLLKWKDDDWKLSRGVYIFVIIGLLLLLGAISAVVVVVKPWTIGVAFLLILLLIVLAIGVIHHWASNNFYLTRTQTLFVCFLAFLLGLAAFLVGWFGGKPFVGASVGYFAFLFLLAGRALTVLLSPPIVVYSPRVLPVYVYDAHADCGKNVSGAFLMLYGIALATEGWGVVASLNIYPPFAGAAVSAVTLVVSFGFAVSRPCLTLKMMDDAVHFLSKDTIVQAITRSATKTRNALSGTYSAPQQSASSTALLVGDPTAARDKAGNLVLPRDDVMKLRDRLRNEELLVGSFFCRMRYRTFRCDSASGLDHRREMCAHARILALEEAIDTEWVYMWDRFGGYLLLLLGLTAQAERVQDEVRLRLFLDSIGFSDLSAKKIKKWMPEDRRQFEIIQDSYLREKEMEEEILMQRREEEGKGKERRKALLEKEERKWKEIEASLISTIPNAGSREAAAMAAAVRAVGGDSVLSDSFARERVSSIARRIRTAQLARRALQTGVTGSVCVLDDEPTTSGRHCGEIDPSVCQSRKVSFSIAVMIQPESGPVCLLGTEFQKKECWEILVAGAEQGIEAGQVGLRLITKGDRQTTVAKEWSISATSIADGRWHIVTMTIDADLGEATCYMDGGFDGYQTGLPLSVGSSIWEQGTEVWVGVRPPIDMDAFGRSDSEGAESKMYIMDVFLWGRCLTEDEIASLHTAIGSTEFGMIDYHEDNWQWADSPPRVDEWDSDPADVDLYDRDDVDWDGQYSSGRKRRSDREGVVIDVDSFARRFRKPRIETQEEINQRMLSVELAVKEALCARGEANFTDQEFPPNDQSLYMDPANPPSKLQVVSEWMRPVEIVKESHLDSHPCLFSGAANPSDVCQVIVGF from the exons GGGCAGTtgctattcttcttcttctggctGTTGCCCTTCTCTGTGCATATGAATTATGTGCTGTGTATGTTACAGCTGGAAAAAATGCTTCTCAGCGATATTCACCCTCCGGTTTCTTTTTTGGTGTATCAGCTATTGCCTTGGCAATTAACATGCTCTTTATTTGCCGAATGGTCTTTAATG GGAATGGCTTAGATGTGGATGAGTATGTGCGGAGGGCATACAAATTTGCTTATAGTGATTGTATAGAAATGGGTCCAATTCCTTGCTCTCCAGAGCCACCTAACCCCAATGAATTATACCCTCGGCAATCCAGCAG GGCTTCACATCTTGGACTTCTATACTTTGGCTCGCTTGTGGTTCTTCTCGTCTATTCCATTTTATATGGTTTTACAGCAACAGAAGCACGCTGGCTTGGGTTCATTACATCAGCTGCTGTCATTATTCTTG ATTGGAACATGGGGGCATGCTTGTATTGTTTCCAGCTTCTTCAAAGCCGTGTGGTGGCACTTTTCGTTGCTGGCACATCTCGAGTTTTTCTTATATGCTTTGGGGTGCATTACTG GTATTTGGGTCATTGCATTAGTTATGCTGTTGTAGCATCTGTGCTATTAGGTGCTGCTGTTTCTCGTCATTTGTCAGTCACAAATCCTTTAGTTGCTAGAAGAGATGCCTTACAGAGCACAGTGATTCGCCTCAGAGAGGGTTTTCGCAGAAAGGAACAGAACACTTCATCTAGCTCTTCTGAAGGTTGTGGCTCAAGTGTAAAACGTAGTAGTAGTGTTGAAGCAGGTCCACTTGGTAACATTGTTGATTCTGGTAACCAGTCCACAGTGCAGTGTACAACTGATGCTAGTAACTGGAATAATGTTCTATGTCGAAATGCCAGTTCTCATGAGGGGATCAATAGTGATAAAAGCACAGAAAGTGGAAGGCCAAGTTTAGCATTACGTAGCAGTTCTTGTCGTTCAGTTGTCCAAGAGCCTGAAGCTGGGATGTCTGGggataagtttttttatcagaatAATTCCCTAGTGGTTTGCTCTAGCAGTGGTCTTGATAGTCAATGCTGTGAATCTAGTgcatcaaattctgcaaatcaACAACTGTTAGATTTGAACCTTGCTCTTGCCTTTCAGGAAAGGTTGAATGATCCTAGGATTACATCTATGCTGAAAAAGAGGGCAAGGGAAGGTGATAGAGAATTGGCTACTTTACTGCAGGATAAAGGACTGGATCCTAATTTTGCCATGATGTTGAAGGAGAAGAACTTGGATCCCACTATCCTGGCATTACTCCAGAGGAGCAGTTTGGATGCAGATAGAGATCATCGTGACAATAATGATATCACAATTGTTGACTCAAATAGCGTTGACAATGTTATGCCCAATCAAATTTCTCTTTCAGAAGAACTAAGGCTTCAGGGGCTTGAAAAGTGGCTTCAGTTGTCTAGATTTGTTCTGCATCACATAGCAGGCACTCCTGAGCGAGCATGGGTGCTCTTTAGTTTCATCTTCATTGTGGAAACAGTTATTGTGGCAATTGTTCGTCCCaagacaattaaaattataaatacagTACATCAACAG TTTGAGCTTGGGATTGCAGTATTTCTATTATCTCTTGTTGTTTGCTCAATCATGACTTTTCTTCGGTCACTTCAAGTAGAAGAGATGGCCATGACATCAAAACCTCGCAAG TATGGTATTATTGCTTGGCTGCTTAGCACTGGTGTTGGATTGTTGCTTTCCTTCTTGAG CAAATCATCAATGCTTCTAGGATTATCCTTGACTGTTCCACTCATGGTGGCTTGTCTTTCTGTTGCAATTCCTATTTGGATTCACAATGGCTACCACTTTTGGCCTCAAGTGCAGTCTGCAGGTCATGCTGGAAATCATCGTCCTCCTGGGACAAAGGAG GGTATTGTTCTTATTGTTTGTACGATAGTATTTATTGGATCTGTGGTAGCTTTGGGTGCTATTGTGTCTGCAAAGCCGCTAGATGAATTGGGATACAGGGCATTGACCACTGGTCAGAAAAGCTTTAGTTCTGCTTATGCATCACCAGCATACCTTGGTTGGGTGATGGCATCTGCAATTGCTTTAATAGTCACTGGTGTGCTACCAATTGTTTCATGGTTTGCAACATATCGGTTTTCCCTGTCTTCTGCTGTATGTGTTGGGATATTTGCAG TTGTTCTTGTGGCATTTTGTGGTGTATCCTATTTGGAAGTTGTCCAATCTAGGGATGACCAGGTTCCAACAAAGGGTGATTTTCTTGCTGCACTACTTCCTCTTGTGTGCATTCCAGCATTGCTATCACTTTGCTGTGGATTGCTTAAATG GAAAGACGATGATTGGAAACTTTCTCGAggtgtatatatatttgttattattggtcttcttcttctgcttggTGCAATATCTGCTGTTGTAGTTGTGGTTAAGCCATGGACT ATAGGGGTAGCATTCCTCTTAATTCTTCTCCTGATCGTACTAGCTATTGGTGTTATCCATCATTGGGCTTCAAACAATTTCTATTTGACCAGGACACAGACGCTCTTTGTTTGTttccttgcttttcttttgGGCTTGGCAGCATTTCTTGTTGGATGGTTTGGAG GAAAGCCTTTTGTAGGAGCATCCGTTGgttattttgcatttttgtttcttcttgctGGACGAGCATTGACT GTCCTGCTGTCACCACCCATAGTAGTTTATTCACCACGAGTACTGCCTGTTTATGTTTATGATGCCCATGCAGATTGTGGAAAGAATGTCAG CGGTGCATTTCTCATGCTTTATGGGATCGCTTTGGCAACTGAAGGATGGGGTGTTGTTGCCAGTTTGAATATTTATCCACCATTTGCTGGTGCTGCTGTATCTGCAGTTACTCTTGTTGTATCCTTTGGGTTTGCTGTCTCACGTCCATGCCTGACTTTAAAG ATGATGGATGATGCAGTTCATTTTCTCAGCAAGGATACCATTGTTCAAGCAATTACACGATCTGCCACTAAg ACAAGAAATGCTTTGTCTGGAACATATTCCGCACCTCAGCAATCTGCTAGTTCAACAGCTCTTTTGGTTGGGGACCCTACTGCTGCACGTGATAAGGCAGGGAACCTTGTGCTTCCTAGGGATGATGTCATGAAATTGAGAGACCGTCTAAGAAATGAGGAATTGCTAGTAGGATCTTTCTTCTGCAGGATGAGATACCGAACATTTCGATGTGACTCAGCTAGTGGTTTAGATCACAGAAGGGAAATGTGTGCCCATGCACGAATTTTGGCTTTAGAAGAGGCAATTGATACTGAATGGGTATATATGTGGGACAGATTTGGTGGTTACTTACTTCTTCTGCTTGGTTTGACTGCTCAGGCAGAAAGAGTACAG GATGAGGTACGCTTGAGGCTTTTTCTTGATAGCATAGGTTTCTCAGACCTAAGTgccaagaaaatcaagaagtGGATGCCAGAGGACCGTAGGCAATTTGAGATTATTCAGGATAG CTATCTGAGAGAAAAGGAGATGGAAGAGGAAATCTTAATGCAAAGACGTGAAGAGGAGGGTAAGGGTAAAGAAAGAAGGAAGGCCCTTTTGGAGAAGGAAGAACGCAAATGGAAGGAGATTGAAGCTTCTCTCATTTCCACAATTCCTAATGCTGGCAGCAGGGAGGCGGCAGCCATGGCAGCTGCAGTGCGTGCTGTAGGAGGTGATTCGGTTCTCAGTGATTCCTTTGCACGGGAAAGGGTTTCAAGCATTGCCCGTAGGATACGCACAGCTCAATTAGCTCGCCGAGCACTGCAG ACCGGAGTTACAGGTTCTGTATGTGTTCTTGATGATGAACCAACCACAAGTGGCAGGCACTGTGGTGAGATCGATCCCAGTGTATGCCAAAGTAGAAAGGTCAGTTTTTCCATTGCTGTTATGATCCAACCTGAGTCTGGACCAGTTTGCCTTCTAGGCACTGAATTTCAGAAGAAAGAATGCTGGGAAATTCTGGTGGCTGGTGCTGAGCAAGGTATTGAGGCTGGACAGGTTGGGCTTAGATTAATCACTAAAGGTGATAGGCAGACAACTGTTGCCAAGGAGTGGAGTATCAGTGCAACAAGTATTGCGGATGGAAG GTGGCATATTGTGACAATGACAATTGATGCTGATTTGGGTGAAGCAACTTGCTATATGGATGGTGGCTTTGATGGCTACCAAACTGGGCTACCATTGTCTGTGGGCAGTAGTATCTGGGAACAGGGGACAGAAGTTTGGGTTGGTGTTAGGCCACCAATAGATATGGATGCATTTGGAAGGTCAGATAGTGAAGGAGCCGAGTCTAAGATGTATATAATGGATGTTTTCTTATGGGGAAGGTGCTTAACTGAAGACGAGATTGCCTCTCTTCACACTGCGATAGGCTCAACGGAGTTTGGTATGATTGACTACCACGAAGATAATTGGCAGTGGGCAGATTCACCCCCCAGA GTTGATGAGTGGGATAGTGATCCTGCAGATGTAGATCTTTATGATAGGGATGATGTGGATTGGGATGGGCAATATTCAAGTGGGAGGAAAAGAAGATCAGATCGTGAAGGAGTGGTGATAGATGTTGATTCTTTTGCTAGGAGGTTTAGGAAACCTAGGATAGAAACCCAGGAAGAAATTAATCAACGAATGCTTTCGGTTGAATTGGCTGTTAAAGAAGCCTTGTGTGCTAGAGGAGAAGCAAATTTTACTGATCAGGAGTTTCCTCCGAATGATCAATCATTATACATGGATCCTGCAAATCCCCCTTCAAAGTTGCAG GTTGTCTCTGAGTGGATGAGGCCTGTGGAAATAGTTAAGGAAAGCCATCTAGACTCCCACCCGTGCTTGTTTTCTGGGGCTGCAAATCCCTCTGATGTTTGTCAG GTGATTGTTGGTTTCTAA